In uncultured Campylobacter sp., a genomic segment contains:
- a CDS encoding type II secretion system protein, with translation MKKGFTMIELIFVIVILGILAAVAIPRLAATRDDAEVSKAASNIQTMVTDLGAYYTSQGNFSTDVSAMTNVANPVKVKAQPCFQAVGPTGNNTMSVTVTTTGLCDQVWSMPGLSQIKTRIDADTGLKFGGKNVNYN, from the coding sequence ATGAAAAAAGGTTTTACTATGATCGAGTTGATCTTCGTTATCGTTATTTTAGGTATCTTGGCAGCTGTTGCTATTCCAAGACTTGCAGCCACTCGTGATGATGCTGAGGTTTCGAAAGCAGCTTCTAACATTCAAACTATGGTAACAGATTTAGGTGCTTATTATACATCTCAAGGTAATTTTTCGACCGATGTTAGTGCTATGACAAATGTTGCTAACCCAGTAAAGGTCAAAGCACAACCATGCTTTCAGGCTGTTGGTCCTACAGGGAATAATACGATGTCTGTAACTGTTACTACAACTGGATTATGTGATCAAGTGTGGAGTATGCCAGGTCTATCACAAATTAAAACTAGAATTGATGCAGATACTGGTCTTAAATTCGGTGGTAAAAACGTTAACTATAACTAA
- a CDS encoding carbon-nitrogen hydrolase: protein MKILKVGLISHKFEGTKARTIARSIELIARTAAKGAQLIVLQEFHQTHYFCQRENTENFDYAHDFERDLRLWSEVAKRFGVVLVSSLFERRAAGLYHNTAVVFERDGSIAGRYRKMHIPDDPQFYEKFYFTPGDLGFEPIDTSVGRLGVLVCWDQWYPEAARAMALRGAELLIYPTAIGWFDGDDEDEKARQLEAWVAVQRGHAVANSLPVIAVNRVGFESTALSEVSPDEILSGGEANLNMRDKIARSTDASGESKILSEGGILSFNNEALTGDGKMAIGGEILPAKDEAARENLKISIEIKFNGETLEVLPNKQRVDQLVSEEGIRFWGNSFVFGAQGEQLFRANSTDELCEVVTIDMQRCENVRRWWPFLRDRRVGEYGILTKRYGL, encoded by the coding sequence ATGAAAATTTTAAAAGTTGGGCTGATTTCACATAAATTTGAAGGTACCAAGGCGCGCACGATAGCGCGTAGTATCGAGCTCATTGCGCGCACAGCGGCGAAGGGCGCACAGTTAATCGTTTTGCAAGAGTTTCATCAGACGCATTATTTTTGTCAGCGCGAAAATACTGAAAATTTCGACTATGCGCATGATTTCGAGCGCGATTTGCGGCTGTGGAGCGAGGTAGCGAAGAGATTTGGCGTCGTGCTGGTAAGCTCGCTTTTCGAGCGCCGCGCCGCGGGGCTGTATCACAACACTGCCGTCGTATTCGAGCGCGATGGCTCTATCGCGGGGCGGTATCGCAAGATGCATATTCCCGACGATCCGCAGTTTTACGAAAAATTTTATTTCACGCCGGGCGATCTGGGCTTTGAGCCCATAGATACGAGCGTGGGACGGCTCGGCGTACTCGTGTGCTGGGATCAGTGGTATCCCGAAGCGGCACGCGCGATGGCGCTACGCGGTGCCGAGCTGCTCATATATCCGACCGCTATCGGGTGGTTTGACGGCGACGACGAGGACGAGAAGGCGCGCCAGCTGGAGGCTTGGGTGGCGGTACAGCGCGGGCATGCGGTGGCAAACTCCCTGCCCGTAATCGCCGTAAATCGCGTGGGCTTTGAAAGCACTGCGCTTAGCGAAGTCTCGCCGGATGAAATTTTATCAGGGGGCGAAGCAAATTTGAATATGCGCGATAAAATTGCGCGCTCCACGGATGCGAGCGGCGAGAGTAAAATTTTAAGCGAGGGCGGAATTTTATCCTTTAATAACGAGGCGCTAACGGGTGACGGCAAAATGGCGATCGGCGGCGAAATTTTGCCCGCGAAGGATGAGGCGGCGCGAGAAAATTTAAAAATTTCGATAGAGATTAAATTCAACGGCGAAACTTTAGAGGTGCTGCCGAATAAACAGCGCGTAGATCAGCTTGTCAGCGAAGAGGGGATTAGGTTTTGGGGCAATAGCTTTGTTTTTGGCGCGCAGGGCGAGCAGTTGTTTCGCGCAAACAGCACCGACGAGCTATGCGAAGTTGTAACCATCGATATGCAAAGATGCGAAAACGTGCGTCGCTGGTGGCCGTTTTTGCGCGATAGACGCGTGGGAGAGTATGGAATTCTTACGAAGAGATACGGGCTGTAG
- a CDS encoding agmatine deiminase family protein — translation MRAFAEWEEQEALLASLPHAGTDWAPYLGEIRAAYRDFIAVAARFEPVIAIAPSREDFEQICGGLANASFAQIDTNDTWIRDYGAIDIEEGGKITGLNFRFNAWGGKFASAKDDALNSKFYAASARPLRDVDLILEGGSVDFDGAGMMLTTSACLLNGNRNSLSKTELDARLREIFGLKNIIWLGHGFIKGDDTDSHVDTLARFLSPRVVAISSCDDPSDLHYAELGAMKDEISSLGYDVIELPIPRAIFYQGRRLPATYANFVFLNGALIVPTYADPADPHDPNRAADELALSRLRAACADREVVGVNARVFIRQNGSLHCSCMNKFRL, via the coding sequence ATGAGAGCATTCGCCGAATGGGAAGAACAAGAGGCGCTTTTGGCGTCTTTGCCGCACGCAGGTACCGATTGGGCGCCGTATTTAGGCGAGATACGAGCGGCTTATCGCGACTTTATCGCCGTCGCAGCGAGGTTTGAGCCTGTCATCGCGATCGCGCCGAGCCGCGAGGATTTTGAGCAAATTTGCGGTGGCTTAGCAAACGCGAGCTTCGCGCAAATCGACACCAACGATACGTGGATCCGCGATTACGGCGCAATCGACATAGAGGAGGGCGGCAAAATCACGGGGCTAAATTTTCGTTTCAACGCCTGGGGCGGTAAGTTTGCAAGCGCCAAGGACGATGCGTTAAATTCAAAATTTTACGCCGCGAGCGCCCGCCCGCTGCGAGACGTGGATCTGATCTTAGAGGGCGGCAGCGTCGATTTTGACGGCGCGGGCATGATGCTGACTACTAGCGCATGTTTGCTAAACGGAAATCGCAACTCTCTAAGTAAGACCGAGCTGGACGCGCGGCTGCGTGAAATTTTCGGACTAAAAAACATAATCTGGTTGGGGCACGGCTTCATAAAAGGCGACGATACCGATAGTCACGTCGATACTCTCGCACGCTTTCTAAGCCCGCGCGTCGTGGCGATAAGCTCATGCGACGATCCGAGCGATCTGCACTATGCGGAGCTTGGCGCGATGAAGGATGAAATTTCATCGCTCGGATACGACGTGATCGAACTGCCGATCCCGCGCGCGATCTTTTATCAGGGGCGCAGGCTGCCCGCGACTTACGCAAATTTCGTCTTTTTAAACGGCGCGCTCATCGTGCCTACATATGCAGACCCCGCAGATCCGCATGATCCAAACCGCGCGGCAGACGAGCTGGCGCTCTCGCGTCTGCGAGCAGCGTGTGCGGATCGCGAAGTAGTGGGGGTGAACGCGCGCGTTTTCATCCGTCAAAACGGCTCGTTGCACTGTTCGTGCATGAATAAATTCAGGCTTTAA